A DNA window from Myxocyprinus asiaticus isolate MX2 ecotype Aquarium Trade chromosome 15, UBuf_Myxa_2, whole genome shotgun sequence contains the following coding sequences:
- the LOC127452508 gene encoding syntabulin-like isoform X1: MFQCFLQVKSAEKGSMCSRIPRLVLHPLRPKGKESSVSNVPLSEESSKDFDISSQHSKRTISPNSLSSVDTGCPSSQCASPAKTPSGSDNSPLGSPTLTERKVKVKRVRMNVEAKWSAPTPKHKQGKHQRTSIMHKSSEADFSSSSSTGSYMTHEAQPSNSTGKILSTRSCAPLIRSLPVFKPAGSSTAQRNTELYAPYMTPPKASSITNSSSNSSSTRRRTTPVRYHSCGDYHGIKPPNPEQYLTPLQQKEVAIRHLKTKLRDSENTVSDREAEIEELKAQMGRMREDWIEEECHRVEAQLALKEARKEIKQLRQVVETMKNSLMEKDKGIQKYFIDINIQNRKLESLLHSMELAQSGCNLQDEPTLDFICESPERTTTGKLEMELQVEEQGVEEMADGELLANDKMANRAELMEQVLMSTAVDYSQDGDTKIIPQPELSTLESVSEVKSTEECILSEPFGAEEKGVQTDEMIYTADLQALLLQLLKLQGGGLAGLLISSPQQSQELSSEQVPKKVDDLSEAQDPKKEKVPEAQAEDQEVKEVGHVSTVFTSKNFSDSGLCFSEPEMNPQFMDELDFDLKSSRNANSMAVVEKSHWSNNFLVDLVAVAAPVLPTVAWLYSQHGLVGGAPVYNIAALIRGCCVMGLHSLRHVSHRPDT; the protein is encoded by the exons ATGTTCCAGTGTTTCCTACAGGTTAAGTCAGCAGAGAAAGGAAGCATGTGCAGCCGTATCCCCCGTCTTGTCCTCCACCCCTTGCGTCCTAAAGGAAAGGAATCATCCGTGTCCAACGTCCCACTATCAGAGGAGAGCAGCAAGGATTTCGACATTAGTTCCCAGCACTCAAAAAGAACCATCAGTCCCAACAGCCTATCCTCAG TTGACACTGGATGCCCAAGCAGTCAGTGTGCATCTCCAGCCAAGACACCCTCAGGCTCTGACAACAGCCCACTGGGTTCGCCCACTCTGACAGAACGCAAGGTCAAGGTGAAGAGAGTGAGGATGAATGTAGAGGCCAAGTGGAGCGCACCCACACCGAAGCACAAGCAGGGGAAGCATCAGCGTACATCCATAATGCATAAAA GCAGTGAGGCCGATTTCAGTTCATCTAGCAGCACTGGAAGCTATATGACGCATGAAGCTCAGCCCAGCAACTCCACAGGGAAGATCTTGTCTACTCGTAG CTGTGCACCCCTCATCAGAAGCCTCCCTGTGTTCAAGCCTGCAGGAAGCTCCACTGCCCAGCGCAATACAGAGCTTTATGCCCCTTACATGACGCCACCTAAAGCCTCCTCCATCACAAACAGCAGTAGCAACTCCAGCTCCACAAGGAG AAGGACCACTCCTGTGCGATACCATTCATGTGGAGACTATCATGGCATCAAGCCACCCAACCCAGAGCAGTACCTGACCCCTCTACAGCAGAAAGAGGTCGCCATTCGCCACCTCAAGACTAAACTCAGAGACTCTGAGAACACAGTTTCTGACCG GGAGGCTGAAATTGAGGAGCTGAAAGCCCAAATGGGTCGTATGCGAGAAGATTGGATTGAGGAAGAATGTCACCGTGTGGAAGCCCAGCTAGCTCTCAAAGAAGCCCGCAAGGAGATCAAGCAACTGCGCCAAGTGGTGGAAACCATGAAGAACAGCCTGATGGAGAAGGACAAGGGCATCCAAAAGTACTTCATTGACATAAACATCCAAAACAGGAAGCTTGAGTCCTTGCTCCACAGCATGGAGTTGGCACAGAGTGGCTGCAACTTGCAAGACGAACCCACGCTGGACTTCATTTGCGAGTCTCCGGAGCGAACCACCACAGGCAAGCTGGAAATGGAACTGCAGGTTGAGGAACAAGGGGTGGAGGAGATGGCTGATGGCGAGCTGCTGGCAAATGATAAAATGGCCAACAGAGCAGAACTTATGGAGCAAGTTCTCATGTCTACAGCTGTTGATTACAGCCAGGACGGTGACACCAAGATCATCCCCCAGCCAGAACTGTCCACCTTGGAGAGTGTCTCAGAGGTGAAGAGCACAGAGGAATGCATCTTAAGTGAGCCCTTTGGTGCAGAGGAGAAAGGCGTCCAAACTGATGAGATGATCTACACTGCCGATCTCCAAGCTCTACTTCTCCAGCTGCTGAAGCTCCAGGGTGGTGGGCTCGCTGGCCTGCTTATTTCTTCTCCCCAACAATCCCAGGAATTATCTTCAGAACAGGTTCCAAAGAAGGTAGATGACTTGTCTGAAGCACAAGACCCCAAAAAGGAGAAGGTACCTGAAGCACAAGCTGAAGACCAAGAAGTGAAAGAGGTTGGCCATGTTAGCACAGTCTTTACATCTAAAAATTTCAGTGATTCTGGCCTGTGCTTTTCTGAGCCTGAAATGAACCCCCAGTTCATGGATGAGTTGGATTTCGACCTGAAGAGTTCCAGGAATGCCAATAGCATGGCAGTGGTGGAGAAAAGCCATTGGAGCAACAACTTCTTGGTTGATCTAGTTGCCGTGGCGGCACCTGTGCTTCCCACAGTGGCGTGGCTCTACTCGCAGCATGGTTTGGTTGGAGGGGCTCCTGTGTACAACATCGCTGCTTTGATTCGTGGCTGTTGCGTTATGGGATTGCACTCACTCCGCCATGTCTCGCACAGGCCAGACACTTAG
- the LOC127452512 gene encoding receptor-binding cancer antigen expressed on SiSo cells-like, whose translation MTDITHNMAITQFRLFKICTCLAYILSFLKRLICRTGRSRKLSGDQITLPTTIDFSSASKQPEVEEWSSWDEEAPTSIKIEGGNGAVLPPQNEAEEEEEPDYFKDMAPTIRKTQKIVLKKREPLNFSMPDSSSGFSSRLAATQDMSFIQPSAELGDLDTWQENTNAWEDEADAAWEAEEVLRQQKLAERERRAMEQQRKKMEKEAQRMIKKEQKIAVKLS comes from the exons ATGACCG atattactCATAACATGGCCATCACCCAATTTCGCCTCTTTAAAATATGCACCTGCTTGGCGTATATACTTTCATTCTTGAAAAGACTGATTTGCAG GACTGGAAGGTCACGCAAGCTGAGTGGGGATCAGATCACCCTCCCTACCACTATTGATTTTTCATCTGCATCAAAACAG CCAGAGGTTGAGGAGTGGAGCTCATGGGATGAAGAAGCTCCCACGAGTATCAAAATTGAAGGTGGTAATGGGGCAGTTCTGCCTCCACAGAATGAagctgaggaggaggaggagccagaCTACTTCAAAGACATGGCTCCCACCATCAGGAAAACACAAAAA ATTGTTTTGAAGAAAAGGGAACCTCTGAACTTCTCTATGCCAGACAGTTCCTCAGGTTTCTCTAGCAGACTAGCCGCCACTCAGGACATGTCCTTCATCCAGCCCTCT GCGGAGCTGGGCGACTTGGACACCTGGCAGGAAAACACCAATGCCTGGGAGGATGAGGCAGATGCAGCCTGGGAGGCAGAGGAAGTGCTGAG ACAGCAGAAGCTggccgagagagagagacgtgccATGGAGCAACAGAGGAAGAAAATGGAGAAAGAGGCACAGCGAATGATAAAAAAAGAGCAGAAGATCGCTGTCAAACTTTCGTAA
- the LOC127452508 gene encoding syntabulin-like isoform X2 has product MCSRIPRLVLHPLRPKGKESSVSNVPLSEESSKDFDISSQHSKRTISPNSLSSVDTGCPSSQCASPAKTPSGSDNSPLGSPTLTERKVKVKRVRMNVEAKWSAPTPKHKQGKHQRTSIMHKSSEADFSSSSSTGSYMTHEAQPSNSTGKILSTRSCAPLIRSLPVFKPAGSSTAQRNTELYAPYMTPPKASSITNSSSNSSSTRRRTTPVRYHSCGDYHGIKPPNPEQYLTPLQQKEVAIRHLKTKLRDSENTVSDREAEIEELKAQMGRMREDWIEEECHRVEAQLALKEARKEIKQLRQVVETMKNSLMEKDKGIQKYFIDINIQNRKLESLLHSMELAQSGCNLQDEPTLDFICESPERTTTGKLEMELQVEEQGVEEMADGELLANDKMANRAELMEQVLMSTAVDYSQDGDTKIIPQPELSTLESVSEVKSTEECILSEPFGAEEKGVQTDEMIYTADLQALLLQLLKLQGGGLAGLLISSPQQSQELSSEQVPKKVDDLSEAQDPKKEKVPEAQAEDQEVKEVGHVSTVFTSKNFSDSGLCFSEPEMNPQFMDELDFDLKSSRNANSMAVVEKSHWSNNFLVDLVAVAAPVLPTVAWLYSQHGLVGGAPVYNIAALIRGCCVMGLHSLRHVSHRPDT; this is encoded by the exons ATGTGCAGCCGTATCCCCCGTCTTGTCCTCCACCCCTTGCGTCCTAAAGGAAAGGAATCATCCGTGTCCAACGTCCCACTATCAGAGGAGAGCAGCAAGGATTTCGACATTAGTTCCCAGCACTCAAAAAGAACCATCAGTCCCAACAGCCTATCCTCAG TTGACACTGGATGCCCAAGCAGTCAGTGTGCATCTCCAGCCAAGACACCCTCAGGCTCTGACAACAGCCCACTGGGTTCGCCCACTCTGACAGAACGCAAGGTCAAGGTGAAGAGAGTGAGGATGAATGTAGAGGCCAAGTGGAGCGCACCCACACCGAAGCACAAGCAGGGGAAGCATCAGCGTACATCCATAATGCATAAAA GCAGTGAGGCCGATTTCAGTTCATCTAGCAGCACTGGAAGCTATATGACGCATGAAGCTCAGCCCAGCAACTCCACAGGGAAGATCTTGTCTACTCGTAG CTGTGCACCCCTCATCAGAAGCCTCCCTGTGTTCAAGCCTGCAGGAAGCTCCACTGCCCAGCGCAATACAGAGCTTTATGCCCCTTACATGACGCCACCTAAAGCCTCCTCCATCACAAACAGCAGTAGCAACTCCAGCTCCACAAGGAG AAGGACCACTCCTGTGCGATACCATTCATGTGGAGACTATCATGGCATCAAGCCACCCAACCCAGAGCAGTACCTGACCCCTCTACAGCAGAAAGAGGTCGCCATTCGCCACCTCAAGACTAAACTCAGAGACTCTGAGAACACAGTTTCTGACCG GGAGGCTGAAATTGAGGAGCTGAAAGCCCAAATGGGTCGTATGCGAGAAGATTGGATTGAGGAAGAATGTCACCGTGTGGAAGCCCAGCTAGCTCTCAAAGAAGCCCGCAAGGAGATCAAGCAACTGCGCCAAGTGGTGGAAACCATGAAGAACAGCCTGATGGAGAAGGACAAGGGCATCCAAAAGTACTTCATTGACATAAACATCCAAAACAGGAAGCTTGAGTCCTTGCTCCACAGCATGGAGTTGGCACAGAGTGGCTGCAACTTGCAAGACGAACCCACGCTGGACTTCATTTGCGAGTCTCCGGAGCGAACCACCACAGGCAAGCTGGAAATGGAACTGCAGGTTGAGGAACAAGGGGTGGAGGAGATGGCTGATGGCGAGCTGCTGGCAAATGATAAAATGGCCAACAGAGCAGAACTTATGGAGCAAGTTCTCATGTCTACAGCTGTTGATTACAGCCAGGACGGTGACACCAAGATCATCCCCCAGCCAGAACTGTCCACCTTGGAGAGTGTCTCAGAGGTGAAGAGCACAGAGGAATGCATCTTAAGTGAGCCCTTTGGTGCAGAGGAGAAAGGCGTCCAAACTGATGAGATGATCTACACTGCCGATCTCCAAGCTCTACTTCTCCAGCTGCTGAAGCTCCAGGGTGGTGGGCTCGCTGGCCTGCTTATTTCTTCTCCCCAACAATCCCAGGAATTATCTTCAGAACAGGTTCCAAAGAAGGTAGATGACTTGTCTGAAGCACAAGACCCCAAAAAGGAGAAGGTACCTGAAGCACAAGCTGAAGACCAAGAAGTGAAAGAGGTTGGCCATGTTAGCACAGTCTTTACATCTAAAAATTTCAGTGATTCTGGCCTGTGCTTTTCTGAGCCTGAAATGAACCCCCAGTTCATGGATGAGTTGGATTTCGACCTGAAGAGTTCCAGGAATGCCAATAGCATGGCAGTGGTGGAGAAAAGCCATTGGAGCAACAACTTCTTGGTTGATCTAGTTGCCGTGGCGGCACCTGTGCTTCCCACAGTGGCGTGGCTCTACTCGCAGCATGGTTTGGTTGGAGGGGCTCCTGTGTACAACATCGCTGCTTTGATTCGTGGCTGTTGCGTTATGGGATTGCACTCACTCCGCCATGTCTCGCACAGGCCAGACACTTAG
- the LOC127452509 gene encoding growth/differentiation factor 6-A produces the protein MDALRAVAFSTLFIILWSLPCCQSAALISSRRSKDARSAYDGQRSPKFLKEIFASSPGANRRDDYLKDPVVPHDYMISIYRTYSAAEKLGLNASFFRSSKSANTITSFVDRGKDDLMLSPLRRQTYQFDVSTLSDKEELVGAELRIFRKAPGDFLPSPSGVYHLNLLSCRSERPLGSRSLDLQDSRKPEWEVLDLWAIFKNRHHHAAQGNQLCLQLKVTHGKSDTEIDLKQLGFHRHGRTQQEKAILVVYTRSRKRENLFNEMKEQIKSRGEQQQDEEDSGLQFKARRRRRTALNTNRHGKRHGKKSKSRCSKKALHVNFKELGWDDWIIAPLDYEAYHCEGVCDFPLRSHLEPTNHAIIQTLMNSMDPNSTPPSCCVPTKLSPISILYIDSGNNVVYKQYEDMVVEQCGCR, from the exons ATGGATGCCTTGCGAGCAGTCGCCTTTTCCACGCTCTTCATTATCCTGTGGAGTTTACCATGTTGCCAGTCAGCTGCACTCATATCGTCCAGAAGGAGCAAGGATGCACGGAGCGCATATGATGGACAAAGGTCACCCAAATTTCTTAAAGAGATTTTTGCATCATCCCCGGGTGCGAATCGTCGGGATGATTATTTAAAGGACCCGGTTGTGCCACACGATTACATGATTTCTATATACAGGACTTATTCCGCTGCTGAAAAACTTGGGCTCAATGCAAGTTTTTTCCGCTCTTCCAAGTCTGCAAACACCATAACGAGTTTTGTAGACAGGGGAAAAG ACGATCTCATGCTCTCTCCTTTACGAAGACAAACGTATCAGTTTGATGTCTCAACTCTCTCCGACAAAGAGGAGCTGGTCGGTGCTGAATTAAGGATTTTTCGAAAAGCGCCTGGGGATTTCCTACCATCCCCGTCAGGCGTCTACCACCTTAATTTGCTCTCATGTCGATCAGAGAGGCCGCTGGGCTCCAGGTCCCTTGATCTCCAGGATTCCCGAAAACCAGAATGGGAGGTTCTGGACTTATGGGCGATTTTTAAAAACAGGCACCATCACGCAGCCCAAGGGAATCAGCTTTGTCTCCAGCTCAAGGTAACGCACGGCAAATCCGACACGGAAATCGACCTTAAGCAACTGGGTTTCCACCGGCACGGCCGAACGCAGCAGGAAAAGGCGATATTGGTGGTTTACACGCGGTCGAGGAAGAGGGAGAACTTGTTCAATGAGATGAAAGAGCAGATCAAGTCTCGGGGAGAGCAGCAGCAGGACGAGGAGGACAGCGGCCTGCAGTTTAAAGCGCGGCGCAGACGGAGAACTGCGCTCAATACGAATCGTCACGGGAAAAGACATGGCAAAAAGTCCAAATCGAGATGTAGCAAAAAGGCGTTGCATGTCAATTTCAAAGAGCTGGGCTGGGACGACTGGATCATCGCGCCCCTGGATTACGAAGCCTACCACTGCGAGGGCGTGTGCGATTTCCCGTTGAGGTCGCACCTGGAGCCGACCAACCATGCCATCATTCAAACGCTCATGAACTCCATGGACCCGAACAGCACGCCACCGAGCTGTTGCGTTCCCACAAAACTCAGCCCCATCAGTATACTGTACATAGACTCGGGCAACAATGTCGTGTACAAACAGTATGAGGACATGGTGGTGGAACAGTGTGGCTGTAGGTAG